One window from the genome of Jiangella alba encodes:
- a CDS encoding metallophosphoesterase has translation MILAHASDPHVGSVHDTALAAAFAALPAALGSVRPAPALLLLTGDLTDHGDAVEYRRLGALLEPLGVRCLVVAGNHDDPAVLRAELPQLLGPPADAAGSPAAWTETVGGVLLVGLDSSSGTLGDVQLGWLDGVLAAATGPALVVLHHPPFPTGLAQLDTEWPLTDAAALRAVVARHPSVAAVLCGHDHRHIATRLDGAVPMVSAPALSWRPELDLRADVDLTPSAEPAALLVHVVDELGLRTHHLALGAG, from the coding sequence ATGATCCTCGCCCACGCCAGTGACCCCCACGTCGGCAGCGTGCACGACACCGCGCTCGCCGCGGCCTTCGCGGCGCTGCCCGCCGCCCTCGGCTCGGTCCGCCCCGCACCCGCCCTGCTGCTGCTCACCGGCGACCTCACCGACCACGGCGACGCCGTCGAGTACCGGCGGCTGGGCGCGCTGCTCGAGCCGCTCGGCGTGCGCTGCCTGGTGGTCGCCGGCAACCACGACGACCCCGCCGTGCTGCGCGCCGAGCTGCCGCAGCTGCTGGGTCCCCCCGCCGACGCCGCCGGGTCGCCGGCCGCCTGGACCGAGACCGTCGGCGGTGTGCTGCTGGTCGGGCTGGACAGTTCGTCCGGCACCCTCGGCGACGTCCAGCTGGGCTGGCTCGACGGCGTGCTGGCGGCGGCCACCGGGCCCGCGCTGGTCGTCCTGCACCACCCGCCGTTCCCTACCGGGCTGGCCCAGCTCGACACCGAGTGGCCGCTCACCGACGCGGCCGCCCTGCGTGCCGTCGTGGCCCGGCACCCGTCCGTCGCCGCCGTCCTGTGCGGCCACGACCACCGGCACATCGCGACCCGCCTCGACGGCGCGGTGCCGATGGTCTCGGCGCCGGCGCTGTCGTGGCGGCCGGAGCTCGACCTGCGCGCGGACGTCGACCTGACCCCGTCCGCCGAGCCCGCCGCCCTCCTCGTCCACGTCGTCGACGAGCTGGGGCTGCGCACCCACCACCTCGCGCTAGGGGCTGGCTGA
- a CDS encoding polyphosphate kinase 2 family protein → MDRRSRIVDGLRVRPGQPADLAGRDPRWSAGGELGSLAATQLDATARELLREGVSALSDAQELLWASDRYALLVVFQAMDAAGKDSAIEHVMSGVNPQGVDVVGFRKPSAEELDHTYLWRIAKAVPERGRIGIFNRSHYEEVIALRVHPEWLDAQKLPDGDRGPAFWAARYEDINAFERHLDRNGTRIVKFFLHVSKDEQHRRFMARLDNPDKQWKFNAADVAERALWEDYQAAYEAALSATSTAWAPWYVVPADQKSVTQALVAAVLLETIEGLDLQWPVVSAAARESNARAREVLEAERVSSASP, encoded by the coding sequence ATGGACAGACGCAGCCGGATCGTCGACGGGTTACGCGTGCGGCCGGGCCAGCCGGCGGACCTGGCCGGGCGGGACCCCCGCTGGTCGGCCGGCGGCGAGCTGGGGTCGCTGGCGGCGACACAGCTCGACGCGACCGCGCGGGAGCTGCTGAGGGAGGGGGTGTCCGCGCTGTCCGACGCGCAGGAGCTGCTCTGGGCCAGCGACCGGTACGCCCTGCTGGTCGTCTTCCAGGCGATGGACGCCGCCGGCAAGGACTCGGCGATCGAGCACGTCATGTCCGGCGTCAACCCGCAGGGCGTGGACGTCGTCGGCTTCCGCAAGCCGTCCGCTGAGGAACTGGACCACACCTACCTCTGGCGCATCGCGAAGGCCGTGCCCGAGCGCGGCCGGATCGGCATCTTCAACCGGTCGCACTACGAGGAGGTCATCGCGCTGCGCGTGCACCCGGAGTGGCTGGACGCGCAGAAGCTGCCCGACGGCGACCGCGGGCCGGCCTTCTGGGCCGCGCGCTACGAGGACATCAACGCCTTCGAGCGGCATCTCGACCGCAACGGCACCCGGATCGTCAAGTTCTTCCTGCACGTCTCCAAGGACGAGCAGCACCGGCGGTTCATGGCCCGCCTCGACAACCCGGACAAGCAGTGGAAGTTCAACGCCGCCGACGTCGCGGAGCGGGCGCTGTGGGAGGACTACCAGGCCGCCTACGAGGCCGCGCTGTCCGCGACCTCGACGGCGTGGGCGCCCTGGTACGTGGTGCCGGCCGACCAGAAGAGCGTCACCCAGGCGCTGGTCGCGGCGGTGCTGCTCGAAACCATCGAGGGCCTCGACCTGCAGTGGCCGGTGGTCTCCGCCGCGGCGCGGGAGTCGAACGCCCGCGCACGCGAGGTGCTGGAGGCCGAGCGGGTGTCGTCAGCCAGCCCCTAG
- a CDS encoding cation-translocating P-type ATPase yields MSTVTATTPAEDRTEWYRLSAVDACHRLGVEPGAGLTTADVTERRAKYGPNRLAQAAKEPGWKAFLRQYRDLMQLVLVGAAVVSIVALQDVSTGLVVLALTVINAVMGLHQEGKAAQSVAALSKMLIMTAHVRRDGQVSEVPAEELVPGDVVSFEAGDKVPADGRLLVAATLEIEEAGLTGESTPVLKTVDSVDGADVPLGDRIDMAYMNSQVTRGRGEMVVTATGMATEVGHISGMLGGVEQEKTPLTKQLDQLTVLITVMAAGALIAIVLLGLARGEDFDSLFLVGISLAIAAIPTGLPAVVTMLLSMGTQQLADKGAIVKRLRSVETLGSTSAICSDKTGTLTLNQMTARALVVAGRRFDVDGEGYSTQGRIMRVAGSGDGSLEPFLLPMALANDAVIRDGACIGDPTEGALVVLAEKGGLDVDETRRTIPRLAEVPFDAEYKLMATFHELHEDGRRVVRCLVKGAPDVLLARSSRYLAPDGTSRPLAEGAAGTAKVLAENDRLAGEGMRVLAVARRDLERIDFDETSDLLGVVADLEFLALVGIVDPPRKEARDAITECRRAGIRVRMITGDHATTAAAIAGQLGIEGRALTGTEFAALSDEQLHREVDGIGVVARVAPEDKVRLVGVLKEQGNVVAMTGDGVNDAPALTRADIGVAMGITGTEVTKDAAEMILTDDNFATIVAAVEGGRGLYDNLMKYVRVQMIMLAGFILTFLGAGIFTIANGTPLLPLQILWINFAIDVLLAVGLGFDQPTPGLMERRPRPPDEPVIRPALGVRLALDGLLIAVGVLVIVAVGENQYDLAVATTMGLVATSLLHIVAAVEWRDPLRTIFTRDTLANGRFVRLMLVAGALTFVVTAIGALQRIFDTVELTSTQWGICLLAPLGYLVLAEIEKLVVKR; encoded by the coding sequence ATGAGCACCGTCACGGCGACGACGCCGGCCGAGGACCGCACCGAGTGGTACCGGCTCTCCGCGGTCGACGCCTGCCACCGGCTGGGCGTGGAGCCCGGCGCCGGGCTGACGACGGCGGACGTCACCGAGCGGCGGGCGAAGTACGGCCCGAACCGGCTGGCGCAGGCGGCGAAGGAACCCGGCTGGAAGGCGTTCCTGCGTCAGTACCGCGACCTCATGCAGCTGGTGCTGGTCGGCGCCGCGGTCGTCAGCATCGTCGCCCTGCAGGACGTCTCGACCGGGCTGGTGGTGCTGGCGCTCACGGTGATCAACGCGGTCATGGGGCTGCACCAGGAGGGCAAGGCCGCGCAGAGCGTCGCCGCGCTGAGCAAGATGCTGATCATGACGGCGCACGTGCGCCGCGACGGCCAGGTGAGCGAGGTGCCGGCCGAGGAGCTGGTGCCGGGCGACGTCGTCAGCTTCGAGGCCGGCGACAAGGTGCCCGCCGACGGCCGGCTCCTGGTGGCGGCGACGCTGGAGATCGAGGAGGCGGGGCTGACGGGGGAGAGCACGCCGGTCCTGAAGACGGTCGACTCCGTCGACGGCGCCGACGTGCCGCTGGGCGACCGCATCGACATGGCGTACATGAACTCCCAGGTCACCCGCGGGCGCGGCGAGATGGTCGTCACCGCCACCGGCATGGCCACCGAGGTCGGGCACATCTCCGGCATGCTCGGCGGCGTCGAGCAGGAGAAGACGCCGCTCACCAAGCAGCTGGACCAGCTGACCGTCCTCATCACCGTCATGGCGGCCGGCGCGCTGATCGCGATCGTCCTGCTCGGGCTGGCCCGCGGCGAGGACTTCGACTCGCTGTTCCTGGTCGGCATCAGCCTCGCCATCGCCGCGATCCCGACCGGGCTGCCGGCGGTCGTCACGATGCTGTTGTCGATGGGCACGCAGCAACTGGCGGACAAGGGCGCCATCGTGAAGCGGCTGCGGTCGGTCGAGACGCTCGGGTCGACGTCGGCGATCTGCTCGGACAAGACCGGCACGCTGACGTTGAACCAGATGACGGCGCGGGCGCTGGTCGTGGCCGGCCGCCGGTTCGACGTCGACGGCGAGGGCTACTCCACGCAGGGGCGGATCATGCGCGTCGCCGGGTCCGGCGACGGGTCGCTGGAGCCGTTCCTGCTGCCGATGGCGCTGGCCAACGACGCGGTGATCCGCGACGGCGCCTGCATCGGCGACCCGACGGAGGGCGCGCTGGTGGTGCTGGCCGAGAAGGGCGGGCTGGACGTCGACGAGACCCGGCGCACGATCCCGCGGCTGGCCGAGGTCCCGTTCGACGCCGAGTACAAGCTGATGGCGACCTTCCACGAGCTGCACGAGGACGGCCGCCGGGTGGTCCGGTGCCTGGTGAAGGGCGCGCCGGACGTGCTGCTGGCGCGGTCGTCGCGGTACCTGGCCCCCGACGGGACGTCGCGGCCGCTGGCCGAGGGCGCGGCCGGCACGGCCAAGGTGCTGGCCGAGAACGACCGGCTGGCCGGCGAGGGCATGCGCGTGCTGGCCGTGGCGCGGCGCGACCTGGAGCGGATCGACTTCGACGAGACCTCGGACCTGCTCGGCGTGGTGGCCGACCTGGAGTTCCTCGCGCTCGTCGGCATCGTCGACCCGCCGCGCAAGGAGGCGAGGGACGCGATCACCGAGTGCCGCCGGGCCGGCATCCGCGTCCGCATGATCACCGGCGACCACGCGACGACGGCGGCGGCGATCGCCGGCCAGCTGGGCATCGAGGGCCGGGCGCTCACCGGCACCGAGTTCGCCGCGCTCTCCGACGAGCAGCTGCATCGCGAGGTCGACGGCATCGGTGTCGTCGCCCGGGTCGCGCCGGAGGACAAGGTGCGGCTGGTCGGCGTGCTGAAGGAGCAGGGCAACGTGGTCGCGATGACCGGCGACGGCGTCAACGACGCGCCGGCGCTCACCCGGGCCGACATCGGCGTCGCGATGGGCATCACCGGGACGGAAGTGACCAAGGACGCGGCGGAGATGATCCTCACCGACGACAACTTCGCGACGATCGTCGCCGCCGTCGAGGGCGGGCGCGGGCTCTACGACAACCTGATGAAGTACGTGCGCGTCCAGATGATCATGCTGGCCGGGTTCATCCTGACCTTCCTCGGCGCCGGCATCTTCACCATCGCGAACGGCACGCCGCTGCTGCCGCTGCAGATCCTGTGGATCAACTTCGCCATCGACGTGCTGCTGGCGGTCGGGCTCGGGTTCGACCAGCCGACGCCGGGACTGATGGAGCGCCGGCCGCGGCCACCGGACGAGCCGGTGATCCGCCCGGCGCTGGGCGTCCGGCTGGCGCTGGACGGCCTGCTGATCGCGGTCGGCGTCCTCGTGATCGTCGCGGTGGGGGAGAACCAGTACGACCTGGCGGTCGCGACCACCATGGGTCTGGTCGCGACGTCGCTGCTGCACATCGTGGCGGCGGTGGAGTGGCGCGACCCGCTGCGGACGATCTTCACCCGCGACACGCTCGCCAACGGGCGGTTCGTCCGGCTGATGCTCGTCGCCGGGGCGCTGACCTTCGTCGTCACCGCGATCGGGGCCCTGCAGCGGATCTTCGACACCGTCGAACTGACCTCCACGCAGTGGGGGATCTGCCTGCTGGCTCCGCTGGGCTACCTGGTGCTGGCGGAGATCGAGAAGCTCGTCGTCAAGAGGTGA
- a CDS encoding DUF7144 family membrane protein, translating into MTSMFETRSTRADSWAETGVMFAATMMILLGVFQALEGLTALIDENFYADVPAYAYDISVGAWAWIHLILALLLMIAGFALFGGSRVAAGVALALAALSAISNFLFLPHYPVWSLIVIALCVFSIWAIARSGIFVR; encoded by the coding sequence ATGACCAGCATGTTCGAGACGCGGAGCACGCGCGCCGACTCGTGGGCCGAGACCGGGGTGATGTTCGCCGCGACGATGATGATCCTGCTCGGCGTGTTCCAGGCGCTGGAAGGGCTGACCGCGCTCATCGACGAGAACTTCTACGCCGACGTGCCGGCGTACGCCTACGACATCAGCGTCGGCGCGTGGGCCTGGATCCACCTGATCCTCGCGCTCCTGCTCATGATCGCGGGGTTCGCGCTGTTCGGCGGCAGCCGGGTCGCGGCGGGGGTGGCGCTGGCGCTGGCCGCGCTGTCGGCGATCTCGAACTTCCTCTTCCTGCCGCACTATCCGGTCTGGTCGCTGATCGTCATCGCGCTGTGCGTGTTCTCGATCTGGGCCATCGCCCGCTCCGGCATCTTCGTCCGATGA
- a CDS encoding sialidase family protein: MPTRFSGLVGGLVGFGAAVVLLSTTLGGPAPLDDAAETPEAAINPLPEGDGPASGTPVIGVGPEWNVLNWGPGPRAAVPASFGYDTVVDGRTEQRIFVSTQANDDVAAADSIVNMSVSDDSGLSFLTTQRNYPTTALNMTRLPDGSLFAVDFIPEWADATRTSVNLLSWRSADGGQTWERIKGRFTPPAGDQFAGTDRGLRVHRVPRVLADGAIVVPVYTVYRSAPRRVSAFLQSTDGGLTWTQRSVVPSSIGTNEVGWGYAKDGRLIAVMRTEGETPARLRVSWSGDDGRTWSPSQPLLDPAGQQVVGIYPDVVLQPNGIMLLSTGRPDNRVYVDYDGTGETWDEFRDVFTLYPSDTGNGRYDGSSGNQSMTSVGSSRTLFFGDKCHVWGCKAYNEQYGVVTVLLNAVTGGVGRIDVASQLAAGVATVTGDFAPADPRFPEQRPEGAFDGSSRPHSAAVLAGSANPAMTLRLDRPYAIDRIGLMLGSGQPLDASVQLSLDGRRWSRPVVRTTGTRDHSMRYTEFAAQQAQYVRVMAPAGTTPVTELEIHAADLQTFENDPGYGIPRGFVDARNATVTDQEVKGWNSSSSLRLFDKFLDDNATATKPADPVAHQRATFAWSTNDFRGPFTFAAEGHAGDDAVTPWRFRLVPGATASTPPSLEVSDGSAWASLGQLSAVVPVSTWVPITVDTTTSRATVTIGAQEFTTDVTAEPADRLAGLTFTTGDPIGYGMSFFIDDLSIGEIS, encoded by the coding sequence ATGCCCACCCGCTTCTCCGGCCTCGTCGGCGGTCTGGTCGGCTTCGGCGCCGCGGTCGTCCTGCTCAGCACGACCCTCGGCGGACCAGCACCGCTCGACGACGCCGCCGAGACACCCGAGGCCGCGATCAACCCGCTGCCCGAGGGCGACGGCCCGGCCTCCGGCACGCCGGTCATCGGCGTCGGCCCGGAGTGGAACGTGCTGAACTGGGGGCCCGGCCCACGCGCCGCCGTGCCCGCCTCGTTCGGCTACGACACCGTCGTCGACGGGCGGACCGAGCAGCGGATCTTCGTGTCGACGCAGGCCAACGACGACGTCGCGGCCGCCGACTCGATCGTCAACATGTCGGTGTCCGACGACTCCGGCCTGTCGTTCCTGACCACCCAGCGCAACTACCCCACGACGGCCCTGAACATGACCCGGCTCCCCGACGGCTCGTTGTTCGCCGTCGACTTCATCCCCGAGTGGGCCGACGCGACCCGCACCTCGGTGAACCTGCTGTCGTGGCGCTCGGCCGACGGCGGGCAGACCTGGGAGCGGATCAAGGGGAGGTTCACCCCGCCCGCCGGCGACCAGTTCGCCGGCACCGATCGCGGCCTGCGCGTGCATCGGGTGCCGCGGGTCCTCGCCGACGGCGCCATCGTGGTGCCGGTCTACACCGTGTACCGCTCGGCGCCGCGCCGCGTCAGCGCGTTCCTCCAGTCCACCGATGGCGGCCTGACCTGGACGCAGCGCTCGGTCGTGCCCTCGAGCATCGGCACCAACGAGGTCGGCTGGGGCTACGCGAAGGACGGCCGCCTGATCGCCGTCATGCGCACCGAGGGTGAGACGCCGGCCCGCCTGCGGGTCAGCTGGTCCGGCGACGACGGCCGCACCTGGAGCCCGTCGCAGCCGCTGCTCGACCCCGCCGGCCAGCAGGTCGTCGGCATCTACCCCGACGTCGTCCTGCAGCCCAACGGCATCATGCTGCTGAGCACCGGCCGGCCGGACAACCGCGTCTACGTCGACTACGACGGCACCGGCGAGACCTGGGACGAGTTCCGCGACGTCTTCACCCTCTACCCGTCGGACACCGGCAACGGCCGCTACGACGGATCCAGTGGCAACCAGTCGATGACCAGCGTCGGCTCCAGCCGGACGCTGTTCTTCGGCGACAAGTGCCACGTCTGGGGCTGCAAGGCCTACAACGAGCAGTACGGCGTGGTCACGGTGCTGCTGAACGCGGTGACCGGCGGCGTCGGCCGGATCGATGTCGCGTCCCAGCTGGCCGCCGGGGTGGCGACCGTGACGGGCGACTTCGCGCCGGCCGATCCGCGCTTCCCCGAGCAGCGGCCCGAGGGCGCCTTCGACGGCAGCTCGCGGCCCCACTCCGCCGCGGTGCTGGCCGGCTCCGCCAACCCGGCGATGACGCTGCGGCTGGACCGTCCGTACGCGATCGACCGCATCGGCCTCATGCTCGGCAGCGGCCAGCCGCTCGACGCGAGCGTGCAGCTCTCGCTCGACGGCCGGCGCTGGAGCAGGCCGGTGGTGCGCACGACCGGCACCCGCGACCACTCGATGCGCTACACCGAGTTCGCGGCGCAGCAGGCGCAGTACGTGCGGGTCATGGCCCCGGCGGGCACCACGCCGGTCACCGAGCTGGAGATCCATGCCGCCGACCTGCAGACCTTCGAGAACGACCCCGGCTACGGGATCCCGCGCGGCTTCGTCGACGCCAGGAACGCCACCGTCACCGACCAGGAGGTGAAGGGCTGGAACAGCAGCTCGTCATTGCGGCTGTTCGACAAGTTCCTCGACGACAACGCGACGGCCACCAAGCCGGCCGACCCGGTGGCGCACCAGCGGGCGACGTTCGCGTGGAGCACGAACGATTTCCGCGGCCCGTTCACCTTCGCGGCCGAGGGCCACGCCGGTGACGACGCCGTCACCCCGTGGCGGTTCCGGCTGGTGCCCGGCGCCACCGCGTCGACGCCGCCGTCGCTCGAGGTGTCCGACGGCTCGGCCTGGGCCTCGCTCGGGCAGCTGTCCGCCGTCGTCCCCGTCAGCACCTGGGTGCCGATCACCGTGGACACCACGACGTCGCGGGCGACCGTGACGATCGGCGCGCAGGAGTTCACCACCGACGTCACCGCCGAACCGGCCGACCGGCTCGCCGGACTGACCTTCACCACCGGTGACCCGATCGGCTACGGCATGTCGTTCTTCATCGACGATCTGAGCATCGGGGAGATCTCGTGA
- a CDS encoding winged helix-turn-helix transcriptional regulator: MNASPTPLPGRPVRGSTTGRSLMAALDLFGRRWTLRIIWELGNEPLGFRPLQRRCDGMSSSVLRQRLTELQEARLAEVLRDGSYALTPLGQDAREAIGPVIEWSRRWAAELADAPPTAAGGAGDGQRNRS, from the coding sequence ATGAACGCGTCGCCGACGCCCCTGCCGGGCCGGCCGGTCCGCGGTTCCACCACGGGCCGATCGTTGATGGCGGCGCTGGACCTGTTCGGGCGCCGCTGGACTCTGCGCATCATCTGGGAGCTGGGGAACGAGCCGCTCGGCTTCCGGCCCCTGCAACGGCGCTGCGACGGCATGTCGTCCAGCGTCCTGCGGCAACGGCTCACAGAGCTCCAAGAGGCTCGGCTCGCCGAGGTGCTGCGCGACGGCAGTTACGCCCTGACCCCGCTCGGCCAGGACGCCCGCGAGGCCATCGGTCCGGTCATCGAGTGGTCGCGGCGGTGGGCCGCCGAGCTTGCCGACGCCCCGCCCACTGCCGCCGGGGGCGCCGGCGACGGCCAGCGCAACCGGTCCTGA
- a CDS encoding DUF1330 domain-containing protein — MPKGYWVSVYPTIEDPEKLDAYNELAGLAVAAADGRVLASIGSRVDAHEAGIAERVVLIEFDSFEQAVTARASAAYQKALAELPDGFERDFRIIEGLDRS; from the coding sequence ATGCCCAAGGGCTACTGGGTCAGCGTCTACCCCACCATCGAAGACCCCGAGAAGCTTGATGCCTACAACGAACTGGCAGGTCTCGCCGTCGCGGCCGCGGACGGGCGGGTGCTCGCCAGCATCGGCAGCCGGGTCGACGCACACGAAGCCGGAATCGCCGAGCGCGTCGTCCTGATCGAGTTCGACAGCTTCGAACAGGCGGTCACCGCACGCGCGAGCGCGGCCTACCAGAAGGCGCTGGCCGAACTCCCCGACGGCTTCGAGCGCGACTTCCGCATCATCGAAGGCCTCGACCGATCATGA
- a CDS encoding SOS response-associated peptidase, which produces MADASMDDLAAEFDAIASGAVLELMASYNVAPTDRVPVVLERTDEPPGRARQLHAARWGLIPSWAKEPGGGPPMINARIETAAQKPAFRGPVARRRCVLPARGYYEWRRGPGRAKQPYFIHGDGGPLAMAGVFEWWRDPSVPDDHPDRWVLSASVLTTTPVPGLAHIHDRMPVLLTAAELPDWLDRRNEEADALLDLARSAAARAGAELTARPVGPEVGNVRNNHAGLLAEAVPAQLPLGG; this is translated from the coding sequence GTGGCTGACGCGTCGATGGACGATCTCGCGGCCGAGTTCGACGCCATCGCGTCGGGTGCGGTGCTCGAGCTGATGGCGTCGTACAACGTCGCGCCCACCGACCGCGTCCCGGTGGTGCTGGAACGCACCGACGAACCGCCGGGGCGCGCCCGCCAGCTGCACGCCGCGCGCTGGGGACTGATCCCGTCCTGGGCCAAGGAGCCCGGCGGCGGCCCGCCGATGATCAACGCCCGCATCGAGACCGCCGCGCAGAAGCCGGCCTTCCGCGGCCCCGTCGCGCGGCGCCGCTGCGTGCTCCCGGCCCGCGGCTACTACGAGTGGCGGCGGGGCCCCGGCCGCGCGAAGCAGCCCTACTTCATCCACGGCGACGGCGGCCCGCTCGCGATGGCCGGCGTGTTCGAATGGTGGCGCGACCCGTCCGTCCCCGACGACCACCCGGACCGCTGGGTGCTGTCGGCCAGCGTCCTGACCACCACGCCGGTGCCGGGCCTGGCGCACATCCACGACCGCATGCCGGTGCTGCTGACGGCGGCGGAGCTCCCGGACTGGCTGGACCGGCGCAACGAGGAGGCGGACGCCCTGCTCGACCTCGCCCGCTCGGCGGCTGCCCGGGCCGGCGCCGAGCTGACCGCCCGGCCGGTCGGGCCCGAGGTCGGGAACGTCCGCAACAACCACGCCGGTCTGCTGGCCGAGGCCGTGCCCGCCCAGCTCCCGCTGGGCGGCTGA
- a CDS encoding protein translocase subunit SecDF, with protein MPGTRPPGIPKPGRPLIALAVLLVLVVTGMLVSGAVKPRLAVDLAGGTSVTLAASPTTDSGKVTRTAMDEAVSIIRQRVNATGVAEAEVAVRGSDQIVVTVPGRNDRSLVDLIGQTALLRFRPTLATGPPQAQPAGTTAATTEVPADVAAAFDALDCTAPASRQGGDTAAAGDTVVACDRDGTAKYVLGPAVVEGTDLSAAQAGVPAGGAGGWEVDLEFDHAGQQQFADATKAVVNLPAPKNQIAIVLDGLVVSSPRIVDVISGGRAQITGTFTKQEATDLAHVLSYGSLPLAFEKSQVSTISPTLGATQLHAGLVAGAIGLGLVALYCLAYYRRLGVIAAASLVLAAGCSYAAVSLLGAQVNYRLSLAGIAGLIVAVGITADSFVVFFERVRDEVRDGRTTRSAVEYGWRRARRTILVADTVSFLSAAVLYLLSADQVRGFAFALGLATLIDLVVVFLFTRPVVAYAVRGWWLRGRWSGLDAGHDTLGARLHRGDASIDVVGHTRRWFALSGVVLVLAVGGLAVRGLQLGVEFEGGAIIQTHGGSATVGQVEDALAADGVSGASVRQLGDGSIVVEVGKSDADRAAELQDTVAQTAGVSADDVTTDVIGPSWGHDVTRKAVVALAVFAVLIVGYLSIAFAPLMALAAFAALLHDLAITVGVYALAGLTVTPATVVGVLTILGYSLYDTVVVFDKVRENTGHRARGVTYAQAAGRAVDQTLLRSVSTSLIALLPVAGMLIAGVVTVGAQTLEDLALALFVGILAGTYSSIFIAVPLLVRWERRRAGGSVAAAGSGGRESGRVRTVRG; from the coding sequence GTGCCCGGAACCCGTCCACCCGGCATCCCGAAGCCCGGCCGGCCGCTGATCGCGCTGGCCGTGCTGTTGGTGCTGGTCGTCACCGGCATGTTGGTCTCCGGCGCCGTGAAGCCCCGGCTGGCCGTCGACCTCGCGGGCGGCACCAGCGTGACCCTGGCGGCGTCGCCGACCACCGACTCCGGCAAGGTCACGCGCACCGCGATGGACGAGGCGGTGTCGATCATCCGGCAGCGGGTCAACGCGACCGGTGTCGCCGAGGCCGAGGTGGCCGTGCGCGGCTCGGACCAGATCGTCGTCACCGTTCCGGGCCGCAACGACCGTTCGCTGGTCGACCTCATCGGGCAGACGGCGCTGCTGCGGTTCCGCCCGACGCTGGCCACCGGGCCGCCGCAGGCCCAGCCGGCCGGGACGACCGCCGCGACCACCGAGGTGCCGGCCGACGTCGCCGCCGCGTTCGACGCGCTGGACTGCACCGCGCCGGCGTCCCGGCAGGGCGGCGACACCGCGGCCGCCGGCGACACCGTCGTGGCCTGCGACCGCGACGGCACCGCCAAGTACGTCCTCGGCCCGGCCGTCGTCGAGGGCACCGACCTGTCCGCGGCCCAGGCCGGTGTCCCGGCCGGCGGCGCCGGCGGCTGGGAGGTCGACCTCGAGTTCGACCACGCCGGGCAGCAGCAGTTCGCCGACGCCACCAAGGCGGTCGTGAACCTGCCGGCGCCGAAGAACCAGATCGCCATCGTGCTCGACGGCCTGGTGGTGTCGTCGCCGCGGATCGTCGACGTCATCAGCGGCGGCCGGGCGCAGATCACCGGCACCTTCACCAAGCAGGAGGCGACCGACCTCGCGCACGTGCTCAGCTACGGCTCGCTGCCGCTGGCGTTCGAGAAGAGCCAGGTCAGCACGATCTCGCCGACGCTGGGCGCCACCCAGCTGCACGCCGGGCTGGTGGCCGGGGCGATCGGGCTCGGGCTGGTCGCGCTGTACTGCCTGGCCTACTACCGGCGGCTCGGCGTCATCGCCGCCGCCAGCCTGGTGCTCGCGGCCGGCTGCTCGTACGCTGCGGTGTCGCTGCTCGGCGCGCAGGTCAACTACCGGTTGTCGCTGGCCGGGATCGCCGGGCTGATCGTCGCCGTCGGCATCACGGCCGACTCGTTCGTGGTGTTCTTCGAACGGGTCCGCGACGAGGTCCGCGACGGCCGCACCACCCGGTCGGCGGTCGAGTACGGCTGGCGGCGGGCGCGGCGCACCATCCTCGTCGCCGACACCGTCTCGTTCCTATCCGCGGCGGTGCTGTACCTGCTGTCGGCGGACCAGGTGCGCGGCTTCGCCTTCGCGCTCGGCCTGGCGACGCTGATCGACCTGGTGGTGGTGTTCCTGTTCACCCGGCCGGTGGTCGCGTACGCGGTGCGCGGCTGGTGGCTGCGCGGGCGCTGGTCCGGTCTCGACGCCGGCCACGACACGCTCGGCGCCCGGCTGCACCGCGGCGACGCGAGCATCGACGTCGTGGGGCACACCCGCCGCTGGTTCGCCCTCAGCGGCGTGGTGCTCGTCCTCGCCGTGGGCGGCCTGGCCGTCCGCGGGCTGCAGCTCGGCGTCGAGTTCGAGGGCGGCGCGATCATCCAGACGCACGGCGGCTCGGCCACCGTCGGCCAGGTGGAGGACGCGCTGGCCGCCGACGGCGTGTCCGGCGCGTCCGTGCGGCAGCTGGGCGACGGAAGCATCGTCGTCGAGGTCGGGAAGTCCGACGCGGACCGTGCGGCCGAGCTGCAGGACACCGTCGCGCAGACCGCCGGGGTGTCCGCCGACGACGTCACCACCGACGTCATCGGGCCGAGCTGGGGCCACGACGTCACCCGCAAGGCGGTCGTGGCGCTGGCGGTGTTCGCCGTGCTGATCGTCGGCTACCTGTCGATCGCGTTCGCCCCGCTGATGGCGCTGGCCGCGTTCGCCGCGCTGCTGCACGACCTCGCCATCACCGTCGGCGTGTACGCCCTGGCCGGGCTGACCGTCACCCCGGCGACGGTGGTCGGCGTGCTGACCATCCTCGGCTACTCGCTGTACGACACCGTCGTCGTGTTCGACAAGGTGCGCGAGAACACCGGGCACCGTGCCCGCGGCGTCACGTACGCGCAGGCGGCCGGCCGGGCCGTCGACCAGACGCTGCTCCGATCGGTGTCGACGTCGCTGATCGCGCTGCTCCCGGTGGCCGGGATGCTGATCGCCGGCGTCGTCACCGTCGGGGCGCAGACGCTGGAGGACCTCGCGCTGGCGCTGTTCGTCGGCATCCTCGCCGGCACCTACTCGTCCATCTTCATCGCGGTGCCGCTGCTGGTGCGCTGGGAGCGGCGGCGGGCCGGCGGGTCCGTGGCCGCCGCCGGGAGCGGTGGGAGAGAATCGGGGCGTGTGCGGACGGTACGTGGCTGA